One region of Arcobacter sp. CECT 8983 genomic DNA includes:
- the nrfH gene encoding cytochrome c nitrite reductase small subunit, protein MEKNKKIVVYGSILSFLIASALFVYTVYASNMLSYLSSDPKACINCHTMNSAYATWEKSSHKNVAGCVDCHLPVGDVVAKYKAKAIDGWNHSVAFTLNTYKNNIHISDDGASRVQANCVRCHASENATLKMNADKYHSEEVGSLENGRKCWECHKFVPHGKVRSLISTPYNLGVKAKE, encoded by the coding sequence ATGGAGAAGAATAAAAAAATTGTAGTTTATGGTTCAATTTTAAGTTTTCTAATTGCTTCAGCTCTTTTTGTTTACACAGTTTATGCGTCAAATATGTTGTCATATTTGTCAAGTGATCCAAAAGCCTGTATTAATTGTCATACTATGAATTCAGCGTATGCAACATGGGAAAAAAGTTCACATAAAAATGTGGCAGGGTGTGTTGATTGCCATCTACCTGTAGGCGATGTTGTTGCAAAATACAAAGCAAAAGCTATAGATGGGTGGAATCACTCTGTTGCATTCACTCTTAACACTTATAAGAATAATATTCATATAAGTGATGATGGAGCAAGCCGTGTGCAAGCAAACTGTGTTAGATGTCATGCAAGTGAAAATGCTACACTTAAAATGAACGCTGACAAATATCACAGTGAAGAGGTTGGAAGTCTTGAGAATGGTCGTAAATGTTGGGAGTGTCACAAATTTGTGCCACACGGAAAAGTTAGAAGTTTGATATCAACACCATATAATCTTGGTGTTAAAGCAAAAGAATAG
- the nrfA gene encoding ammonia-forming cytochrome c nitrite reductase, producing MKKYKILLVVSVVAIGLMIALLTSITEKKEEQVKLNEVPKIDRWETKNEEFKKYYPRQFDSWKQTKNSDEIHDMLKDYPELVVLWAGYGFAKDYNAPRGHFYAIEDNRNTLRTGGPVDEKTGPMPTACWTCKSPDVPRIMNKDGDMEYFTGKWAKYGSDIINPIGCVDCHNPETMELQVNRKYLDEGLKAAGEKSLAEATQQDMRTMVCAQCHVEYYFAKTPLENGKKAAVVTLPWAEGTLVEEMEKYYDNMEFKDWTHKISKTPMLKAQHPGWEMWKTGAHGRNNVSCADCHMPYVQEGGIKYTSHNIGNPLENMDKSCMNCHRVSEKSLLANINAKRERKNELHKKAMKAIAAAHLEAGKAWELGATKEEMAPILKDIRHAQWRWDYAVASHPAFFHAPEETLRVLGTALGKAGDARIKLAKVLAKYGAADYKAPEIKDKKQAQEIIGLPFEKLIDEKMKFRNGLMQEWKKEAEKKGIYNPESTKGIEDKTSYN from the coding sequence ATGAAAAAATACAAAATATTACTGGTAGTAAGTGTAGTTGCAATTGGATTAATGATTGCTCTTTTAACTTCTATTACTGAGAAGAAAGAAGAACAAGTTAAATTAAATGAGGTTCCTAAAATAGATAGATGGGAAACAAAAAACGAAGAGTTTAAGAAATATTATCCAAGACAGTTTGATTCTTGGAAACAAACTAAAAACTCTGATGAAATTCATGATATGTTAAAAGATTATCCTGAATTAGTTGTATTATGGGCAGGTTATGGATTTGCAAAAGATTATAATGCACCAAGAGGACACTTCTATGCAATAGAAGATAATAGAAATACATTAAGAACTGGTGGTCCAGTTGATGAGAAAACAGGTCCTATGCCAACTGCATGTTGGACATGTAAATCTCCTGATGTTCCTAGAATAATGAATAAAGATGGTGACATGGAATACTTTACTGGTAAATGGGCTAAATATGGTTCAGATATCATTAATCCAATTGGTTGTGTAGATTGTCATAATCCAGAAACAATGGAACTTCAAGTAAATAGAAAATATTTAGATGAGGGATTAAAAGCAGCAGGTGAAAAATCATTAGCCGAAGCTACTCAACAAGATATGAGAACTATGGTTTGTGCTCAATGTCACGTAGAGTATTATTTTGCAAAAACACCATTAGAAAATGGTAAAAAAGCAGCAGTTGTAACTTTACCATGGGCTGAGGGTACACTTGTAGAAGAGATGGAAAAATATTATGACAATATGGAGTTTAAAGATTGGACACATAAAATTTCTAAAACACCTATGTTAAAAGCACAACACCCAGGTTGGGAAATGTGGAAAACTGGTGCACATGGAAGAAACAATGTATCTTGTGCAGATTGTCATATGCCATATGTTCAAGAAGGTGGTATTAAATATACAAGTCATAATATCGGAAATCCATTAGAAAATATGGATAAATCTTGTATGAATTGTCATAGAGTAAGTGAAAAATCATTACTTGCTAATATTAATGCTAAAAGAGAAAGAAAAAATGAGCTTCATAAAAAAGCTATGAAAGCTATTGCAGCTGCTCACTTAGAAGCAGGGAAAGCTTGGGAATTAGGTGCTACTAAAGAAGAAATGGCTCCTATCTTAAAAGATATTAGACATGCTCAATGGAGATGGGATTATGCTGTAGCTTCTCATCCAGCATTCTTCCACGCACCAGAAGAGACTTTAAGAGTTCTTGGTACTGCATTAGGAAAAGCTGGTGATGCAAGAATCAAATTAGCAAAAGTGTTAGCTAAATATGGTGCAGCTGATTATAAAGCTCCTGAGATTAAAGATAAAAAACAAGCTCAAGAGATTATTGGATTACCTTTTGAAAAATTAATTGATGAAAAAATGAAATTTAGAAATGGGTTAATGCAAGAATGGAAAAAAGAAGCAGAGAAAAAAGGTATTTATAATCCTGAATCAACTAAAGGTATAGAAGATAAAACTTCTTATAACTAA